The Coccidioides posadasii str. Silveira chromosome 2, complete sequence genomic interval CAATTGATATCCAAGAAAGTCGTGATTCGAtgaataacaaagaaagccCAGTGCATATATGTCACGAAGGCGATGACCAAGTAGGCACGCAAGTACCAAGCCTCAAAATCTTTGTTTACCATAGGCAAGCCAAACCTCGGTAAATTCCCCAGAAAAGCGCCTCCTAACAAAGGAGCCATGAGCATAGTCCAAAATGGGAACGATTGACGGGTTAAATGAGCCAGTATTATTTTTGTCGTCATACGGCCGAAAACAAAAGACATGGTAACCGCGAAGAGCACAAGATGGTTTTCTCTTAGGAGGGTCGAGTGTGGCGAATAGAGCCAGGCAATGGTCGAGATTGAGGAAACAACGATTGGGGTCCATTCCAGGAACACGGGCAAAATAGGGAGGTTTCTGCGTTTCCGAGACCGAATAACATTGAGGATGCATGCGGGAAGGTGTGCAATCAAAAAAGACCCCAAGAGGACGACCACCCAGAGATCCAAGAAACTATAGTCGGCCAAAACTTCTCGATGGCCAAAGCATTCAGATAAGGAACTAGAATAAATTTCGGGGCCATAATAACCTGCCGCGATCATAACCAGGGTGGCAATAATCAAGCCTTCGGTTGGACCATTGAAATAACCCAAATATAATGTATGAGTATGATATGTCTCCCACGTTGAGAAGAACATGGGCAAGCAAGGAATTAGTGTAGTAAATGCACCGATCTTTGAGGACCCTTGACCCATGGCTGCGGCCTCCAGGAGGCTAGCTAGTGTGCAGTTTAATGAATCAATTCCATGGCTGGGACATTTATGTATTAGTGTCTCATTCCTAAACAAAAAGTGACTAACACATACTCAAAGAGTTCACCAAGCCCACTAGAGGTACCGGTCCTCCTTGCCTGCTTGCCGTCCACATTGTCCATTGTGGAGTACCTAAAAGCAATTAAATGGAGCTCTAAATTGCAAATGGGGTTTAAGTGCAGCTCACATCCAAAGCCCAAGCGCAAAACTGTAGTAAACCCACGGTGGTGCCTATCATAACAAGTGACAACTTAGCAGATATTGTGGTGTGAGAATTATTAGATGAGGATAAGAATATGGAGAACACACTGGCCCAACCAAGTCTGGTACAAAGACTTCAAGCACAAGCAGGTTTCCAATAATGAACATAAACCCAATCAATGTAACCATATTTGGCGCGAGCCATAGGGGAAGCAACTCAACAAAAGCATTCCACTAGCAATCAATCCCATTAGCTAGAGGAGATGTAGGCTTTGGGATAGGAGAATAACATAGTGCTTCAAGATATATCGAGATATGAACGATTTATCAATGCTGGAGTATTTATATGTTTTCAAGGGCGATAATATTTCGTCCGACAAAGAGTCTGGAAACCCTGCAGTTTAATATACAATAAGCTGATTCTGTCGACATCACAGTTAATATCATGGCAAAAGTAGCTCACTGGTCATCCTTTTCCAGGGGTTCATTGT includes:
- a CDS encoding uncharacterized protein (EggNog:ENOG410PK7Y~COG:I~TransMembrane:8 (i46-69o89-107i178-202o229-251i263-283o295-311i323-342o357-378i)~BUSCO:6717at33183); translated protein: MNPWKRMTRFPDSLSDEILSPLKTYKYSSIDKSFISRYILKHYWNAFVELLPLWLAPNMVTLIGFMFIIGNLLVLEVFVPDLVGPAPPWVYYSFALGLWMYSTMDNVDGKQARRTGTSSGLGELFDHGIDSLNCTLASLLEAAAMGQGSSKIGAFTTLIPCLPMFFSTWETYHTHTLYLGYFNGPTEGLIIATLVMIAAGYYGPEIYSSSLSECFGHREVLADYSFLDLWVVVLLGSFLIAHLPACILNVIRSRKRRNLPILPVFLEWTPIVVSSISTIAWLYSPHSTLLRENHLVLFAVTMSFVFGRMTTKIILAHLTRQSFPFWTMLMAPLLGGAFLGNLPRFGLPMVNKDFEAWYLRAYLVIAFVTYMHWAFFVIHRITTFLDINCLTIRKDSLAASKGLYQQISEGTRDILDSQFDLESGRLKNH